The genome window ATCTTGGCAATGCCGGCATGGTACAGGCGCTTCTTCAGATAAGCGCGCAGTTTGATATCTTCATGCACCAGATCGGCGTAATTGTTTTCAGCGTACCAACGCGAATCCCAGGTGCGAATAACACCCAGACGGAAGCCTACGGGATGAACTTTCTGACCCAAGCTGTCACCTCCTCTTTACATTTATTTGAGGCCGAGAACGACCGTGATGTGGCTGGTTGGTTTACGGATGCGGCTGGCTCGACCCATGGCGCGCGGCAAAAACCGCTTCAGCACTGGTCCCTGATCGACGAAAATCTGCTTGACGAACAGTCGATCCACATCGGAGACCCCCTTCTGCTCGGCATTGGCGACGGCCGAGGCCACCACCTGCGAAACGATGCCGGCAGCTTTTTGCGGGCTGAATTTCAACACGTTGAACGCGTCCTGCACGTTACGCCCGCGGATCAAATCGACCACCAGACGTGTTTTTTGCGCGGACAGGCGTGCATATCTCAATTTTGCACTGGCTTCCATGGATCAAACTCCTATGAATAAATCCTACTTTTTCTTGCCTTTGCTTTTCTTGTCGGCGCCATGCCCGAAATAGGTGCGCGTCGGAGCGAATTCACCCAGTTTGTGGCCGACCATGTTTTCAGTGATGAAAACCGGAATGAATTTCTTGCCGTTGTGCACGGCGAAAGTATGCCCGACAAACTCCGGAATGACGGTGGAACGCCGCGACCAGGTCTTGATCACGGATTTGCGGGTGCTGCCGCCTTCGAGATCGACCTTGCGCAGGAGGCTATCCTGAACGTACGGACCTTTTTTGATTGATCTTGCCACTTGCGACTCCTGTCAGAAACGAATGCGGTTATTTGCGCTTGCGCACGATAAACCGGTCGGTACGCTTGTTCACCCGAGTCTTGTACCCCTTGGTGGGCACACCCCAAGGAGTCACCGGATGACGACCGCCGGAGCTCTTACCCTCGCCACCGCCATGGGGATGATCGACAGGGTTCATGGCGACGCCGCGGGACTGGGGACGCTTGCCCAGCCAGCGATTGCGCCCGGCCTTGCCGATCTTGACATTCTCGTGTTCGGCGTTGCCGACCTGACCGATGGTGGCGCAACAATCCTGAAGAACAAGACGCACTTCGCCGGAGGGAAGTCGCAGCTGAGCGTATTTGCCCTCCTTGGCGGCCAGCATCGCATAGGTGCCGGCGCTACGTGCAAGCTGTCCACCCTTGCCGACGCGCAGTTCCACATTGTGCACCCAGGTGCCCAGGGGAATGGAGCGAATCGCCATGGCGTTGCCGGGCTTGATATCGGCCTGGTCGCTGGCGATCACCTGGTCGCCGACATTGATGCCGACCGGTGCCAAAATGTAGCGTTTTTCGCCGTCGGCATATTGAAGCAGAGCGATACGCGCGGAGCGATTCGGATCATATTCGATGGCCGCAACCTTGGCCGGAATCTCTTTTTTATCCCGCTGGAAGTCGATGATGCGATATTTTCGCTTGTGGCCCCCGCCGGTATGGCGTTTGGTGATTCGGCCATAGCTGTTGCGACCACCGGTTTTTTTAAGCGGCGCGACCAGCGACTTTTCAGGGGTC of Geoalkalibacter sp. contains these proteins:
- the rplB gene encoding 50S ribosomal protein L2 — translated: MGIKKFKPTSPGRRHMSSSNFEEITKATPEKSLVAPLKKTGGRNSYGRITKRHTGGGHKRKYRIIDFQRDKKEIPAKVAAIEYDPNRSARIALLQYADGEKRYILAPVGINVGDQVIASDQADIKPGNAMAIRSIPLGTWVHNVELRVGKGGQLARSAGTYAMLAAKEGKYAQLRLPSGEVRLVLQDCCATIGQVGNAEHENVKIGKAGRNRWLGKRPQSRGVAMNPVDHPHGGGEGKSSGGRHPVTPWGVPTKGYKTRVNKRTDRFIVRKRK
- the rplV gene encoding 50S ribosomal protein L22 — encoded protein: MEASAKLRYARLSAQKTRLVVDLIRGRNVQDAFNVLKFSPQKAAGIVSQVVASAVANAEQKGVSDVDRLFVKQIFVDQGPVLKRFLPRAMGRASRIRKPTSHITVVLGLK
- the rpsS gene encoding 30S ribosomal protein S19; translated protein: MARSIKKGPYVQDSLLRKVDLEGGSTRKSVIKTWSRRSTVIPEFVGHTFAVHNGKKFIPVFITENMVGHKLGEFAPTRTYFGHGADKKSKGKKK